The window ACCATAGGTTTTGTGCACCTTCTTCAGGCTCACCACGTCCTCGCCGGAGCGCGGCGCCGGCAGGAAATCGAACGCCACGGTCTGGCGGCGCCTGGGCGGCTCTACCCGCTCGATCTTCTCCAGCTTCTTCACCCGCGACTGCACCTGGGCCGCGTGCGAGGCGCGCGCCTTGAAGCGCTCGATGAAGTTGATTTCCTTGGCGAGCATCGCCTGCTGACGTTCGAATTGCGCCTGCTGTTGCTTCTCGCCGAGCGCGCGCTGCTGCTCGTAGAACTCGTAGTCGCCCGAATAAGTCGTCAGCTGACCGCAATCGATTTCGACGACCTTGTTGATGATGCGGTTCATGAACTCGCGGTCGTGCGAGGTCATCAACAATGCGCCCTCATAGCCTTTCAGGAACTGCTCGAGCCAGATCAGACTTTCCAGGTCCAGGTGGTTGCTCGGCTCGTCCAGCAGCATGGCGTCGGGGCGCATCAGGAGGATGCGGGCCAGCGCCACGCGCATCTTCCAGCCGCCGGACAGCGCGCCGACATCACCGTCCATCATCTCCTGGCTGAAGCTTAATCCGGCGAGGACCTCGCGCGCCCGCCCCTCCAGCGCGTAGCCGTCCAGTTCCTCGAAGCGCGCTTGCACCTCGCCATAACGCGCGATGATCTCGTCCATATCGTCGGCCCGCTCAGTATCTCCCATCGCGGCCTCGAGCTCCGCCAGCTCGCTGGCCACGGCACTGACGGGGCCGGAGCCGTCCATCACTTCCGACACCGCGCTGCGGCCGGACATCTCGCCGACGTCCTGACTGAAATAGCCGATGGTGACGCCACGATCGACGGCCACCTGACCCTCGTCGGGAAGCTCCCCGCCCGTGATCATCCGGAACAGCGTCGTCTTGCCGGCGCCGTTGGGGCCGACGAGACCAACCTTCTCCCCCTTCTGGAGCGCCGCGGAGGCCTCGATGAAGAGGATCTGGTGACCGATCTGCTTACTGATGTTGTCAAGTCGAATCATGTGTACGGGAGCCCGAAAGAAATGTTTGGGCCGCTCTTAAGCCATGCGGCGCGCTTGCGGAAGGGTTTTGGCGGAATGCCAGCCCCGTTCTTGGATCGGCAGAGCCGCGTGTTATAAACACCAATGAGATCAGGAGCGTGTTATTTCATGAGGTTTGTCGATCGCGCCGTGCGCGATAGTTTCGTCGCCGCGTCTCTCACTCTGTTTGCCCTATGCGCGCTCGCAGCCCCACAAGCCCGTGCCGCAGCCGCCTATCCGGACCGGCCGGTGCGTATCGTGCTGCCGTTTGCGGCGGGCGGCGTCGCCGATATCACGGCGCGCATTGTTGCCGAAAAACTCGGCAGCAAGTTCGGACAGCGGTTTTTCATCGAGAACCAGCCCGGCGCCGGCGGCATCGCCGCGGCGCGGACGGTGATCTCGTCGCGGCCCGACGGCTATACGCTGGCGCTATTGTCGAACGGCACCGCGGTCAGCGTGTCGCTGTTCGAGAAATTGCAGTTCGATCCCACCAAGGATTTTCAGCCGATTTCGAGCCTCGGCTTTTTCGATTTTATCCTGGCGACATCAGCCAATTCCGAATTCAAGACGCTCGGAGATTTTGTCACGGCCGCCAAGGCAAAGCCCGGCGCGCTCAATGTCGGCACTATCAATATCGGCAGCACCCAGAACCTGTCGGCCGAATTGTTCAAGACCGCGGCCGGCGTCGATTTTGCCATTGTCCCGTTTCGCGGCACGCCCGAGGTCGAGGTAGCGCTACTGCAGGGCAACGTCGCGCTGATGATCGACAGTTTTGCCTCGATCAAAGGCAATCTTGCCGACAACAAATTCCGCGCGCTGGCCTCCTCGGGTGCGGTACGCTCGGAAAGCACGCCCGATATTGCGACCGTGCGGGAAAGCGGCGTTACCGGTTACGATGTCGTTTCCTGGAACGCACTGTTTGCGCCCGCCGGCACGCCGCTGGAGATCGTGGGGACGATCAACGCCGCGTTACAGGATATACTCACGGATGCTGACGTAAAAAAGCAATTGCTCGAGCTCGGCATCGAAGCGAAAGCGAGCACGCCGGAGGAGATTTCCGCGCGGCTCAAATCCGATATCGACAAATGGCATGAGGTGATCGAGAAAGCCGGAATTCCAAAGCAGTAATGGCGTTGGCTTGCCGGGCAACCGATCCAAATCAAGGAGATTGTTTCGAATGAGCGTGATCTCGACCGATCCGAAGCAATGGAATATCGGCCTCGTCGGCTATGGCGAGGTGGGCCGCATTCTCGCCGAAGATTTGCGCAAGCAAGATGTGAAGGTGACCGCCTACGACATAAAACTGCGCAGCGATCAGGCCGGCGGGCCGTTGCGCGATCATGCGTCCGCACATGGCGTTGCGCTCAAAACTTCCCATGCCGATCTCACCTCAGAAGCCGATTTTGTCATCTCCGCCGTCACCGCGAGCCAGGCCGTGCCGGTGGCACAGGCCTGCGCGGGCGCGGTGAAGCAAGGCGCCTGGTTCCTCGATTTTAATTCGGCCTCGCCCGGCGCCAAGCAGCGCGCGGCAGCGCTGATCGACGGCAACGGCGGCCGCTATGTCGAGGGCGCGGTGATGACGTCGATCCCGCCCTATCGCATCAAGGTCCCGCTGTTGCTTGGCGGCGCCGGCGCCGAAAAGCTCGCGCCGCTGCTCGTCGGACTCGGCTTCGACGCCAAGGTGGCGAGCCCCGAGCTCGGCGTCGCTTCGGCCGTAAAAATGTGCCGCAGCGTGATGATCAAAGGCATGGAGGCGATGGTGATCGAAGCGTTCACCACCGCGCGTGCCTATGGCGTCGAGGACGCGGTGCTGGCCTCGCTGAAGGAAACTTTTCCGAGCATCGATTGGGAGAAACAGGGCGCTTATTTCTTCCAGCGCGTGATCGAACATGGCAGGCGCCGCAGCGAAGAGGTCCGCGAGGTGGCCGAAACCGTGCGCGAGATCGGGCTAACGCCGTGGTCGGCGCAAGGCACCGCCGAACGCCAGGCCTGGGTGGCCGACCTCGCCGATCAGGGCCTGTTCGGTACGAAGGGCGAGGAAGGATTTGCCCGCAGCAAAGACTGGCGTACCGAAGCCGACCGCATCCTCGCCGGGATTGCGTCCAACAACAGCAAAAAGAACTGAGAGTAATTTCCGATGGAATTCCAGAAGACGCCCGGGTGGCTCGATTGGTATTCGGGCCCGTCCGCGCCCCGATTCAAAGTGCCGGCTGGCGCGGTCGATGCGCATTGTCATGTCTTCGGCCCCGGGGCTGAATATCCGTATGCGGCGGAGCGCAAATACACCCCCTGCGATGCCTCGCGAAAACAGCTCTATGCGTTACGCGATCATCTCGGCTTCGCGCGCAATGTCGTCGTGCAGGCGACCTGTCACGGCGCCGACAACCGCGCGATGATCGATGCGCTGGTGCATTCCGACGGTCGCGCGCGCGGCATCGCGACCGTCAAGCGAAGCGTCAGCGATGCCGAGTTGCAGGCGATGCATGATTGCGGCGTGCGCGGCGTGCGCTTCAATTTTGTCAGGCGGCTGGTCGATTTCACGCCGCGGGACGAATTGATGGAGATTGCGGGGCGTATCGCAACACTCGGCTGGCATGTCGTGATCTATTTCGAGGCGGTCGACCTGCCGGAATTGTGGGATTTTTTCACGGCGCTGCCGACGACCATCGTGGTCGATCACATGGGGCGGCCCGACGTGACAAAACCGGTCAACGGGCCGGAGTTCGAATTGTTCATGAAATTCATGCGGCAGCACCCGAACGTCTGGTCCAAGGTCAGTTGCCCGGAGCGCCTATCGGTTGCGGGGCCCCCTGCCCTGAACGGCGAGCAAAACGCCTATCGCGACGTGTTGCCGTTTGCCCGCCGCATCGTCGAGATGTTCCCGGATCGCGTGCTCTGGGGCACCGACTGGCCGCATCCAAACTTGAAGGATCACATGCCCGACGATGGGCTGTTGGTCGACTTCATCCCGCACATCGCGACCACGCCCGAGCTGCAACAGAAACTATTGGTCGATAATCCGATGCGGCTTTATTGGCCGGAAGTCTCCTGAGCCCCGCCGCACACAACTAACGCTTATGGCCATGGGTCCCTGCTTTCGCGGGGGTCACTGGTTTCGCAGGGACGACGGGGGGCGGGTTTAACTCAAGCGCGCCGACAGTCGCAATCTGGGTAAATTGGTTGATTGGCGCGGTCGGATGGACGGCGTCCAGCAATTGCTCCTCGCCGAGACCGATCGCTTGCAGTCGCTTTGGCGAAACCTTGAAGGTGTTCACCAGCACATCGCGGATCACGTCGGCCCGCCTCTGGCTGAGCGTCAGATTGTTGTCGCGCCGGCCTGCCGACGCGGTGTGGCCGATAATCAGGAATTTGTATCCGAGTAGCGACGGATCGGTGAGCGTATCGGCGATACGCCCCAGCACCCGGTAGGATTCGGGCCGCGCGACGGCTGCGTCTTCATCGAATTGAATTTCGGCAACGAGTTGCGGCAGCTTGAGCAACTGCATGGCGACCGGCGGCCGCTTTAACGGCACCGGATCGGTTCTCGACTTGATCCGGTCCAGCGCCTGCTGCCGGAGCGCGGCGAGATCCAGATCGGGCGGCGTGTCGAGCCCGGCGAGCTTGCCGACCCAATCTTCCGGTGGGCTGGCTGGTTGCGTTTGCGCCCAGCATGGCAGTGCCATGAGAGAAATCAGCGCCACGAGCACAAGGCCCGCGCCACGTCGACCTTTCTCCATCCGGAACATTAGCGATACCCCGCTTCGCTAACGGCCTTGTTGCAATTGATGCTCACCCCGCGCGGCCCCGTCAACAGGCAGGCAATCGCCTTGCTCCGATCGCCCTTCTGGACGCCGGGACAGAATTTGGCGACGTCGCGCTCGCATAATTTGGTGACGGCCGAGTGCGCGGCCACCCGTTTCTGGATCGCATCGAAAGCCCGAGCATAGTCATTCTTGCATTGAGGCGACAGGACGTCCTCGTTGCGGTAGAGGCAGTCCTTCAGCCTTGCAGGATCGAGATTAACGCCGCGGCAGTTCGCGACGATGTCCGGGGCACAGCTCGCCCCCAATAGCCCGGCCGAATCTTCAAACTTGATAGTCTGCGCCGAAGCCTGCGACCAGGCGGCGATTGCAAGAATCAGAATTAGCGATCGGATCGGGCCCATGGATTCATCTCAGAAGAAATAGGCGGCCGGGGTCAAGCCCCAGGCTGCGGAAAAAACTGAGATAGTGAGGTGGAGCGGTTTGCTCGGCCCCGGCCTTGGCGGGCTTTATTTGGCCGAAACCGTCGGGTCCGGTGGCCCTACAATCCGTGGATCAGGCCGGCGTCGATCAGAAGGCGGTTGAAGCGGCGGGCCTCCGCACCGTTCTTGCAGGCATAGAAGAGGCCGTTGCAGCGCAGCATGATGTTCTTCTGCTCCTCGAATGAGGGATCGAGCGGGATGCCGGCGGCCTCCTGGATCACCAGCGGCAGATAGGGCCCGTCGATCGTATCCATCACGACGGGACTTTTGACCGGCTCGAAGTTGATCGCATCGATCGCGTAATATGTGGCGAAATAGCGCGGGTCATAATTTTCCAGCTTCTTGCCGACGCCGGCCTCATCGAGGCCGGGATCGAGGACGTGCGGCGAGAATTCCGGCTGGTGATCGCCATAGCGCACGATCAGGAACGGCTGCGCCGCGAACTTCTTCTTCAAGCCTGCGAGGAAGGAAGCGTAATCGCCGGCGCTCATCGCCTGCCGGCGCAGATATTCATCGACCACGGGTTCGTTGCCAGGATTGCGCCAGGCCGGCATCAGATCGGAGCGAAACCTGGTCTCCCAGGGGAAATGATTGGCGGCGAGATAGACGAACATGAACACGGGCGTGTTCGGCGCCGCCTCCGACATCAGCTTCACCGCCTTGTCGTAGAAGAAGCTGTCGGGCTCGACATCCCCAGCGCCGAGATCGTGCGCGTCATAAAAATGCTGGATGCCGGTGGTCAATTGAAAGCTGCGCGCGCTCATGAACGCGCCAAAGGCCGGATAGAGCGAGATCGTGTCATAGCCGCAGCGGCGCAGCGCCAGCGGCAATCCGCGCTCGACCCGGCCGGAAGCAATGCGCGTGACAAAATAGGAGAACCGGCCGAACGAACGCGACGAGAGGCCGGCCAGCACGTTATATTCGGTGAACCAGCTCGGGCCGCCATTGCTCTCGGCGAGGAATTTGCGCTGCCTGCCGTCGAAGGACTTGAAATGGCTGCCGTAGCCCGGCGGCACCTTGATGCCCTGCGCCTCACGTATATCGAAGCTCGACTCATCATGGATCATGATGATGTTCGGCCTGCGGCCCGCGGGATGGCAGGAATCCACCAGCGGCACGTTGAGGCGCTCGGGGGCCGCCGCATCGGATTCCATGAAACCGTAGCTGACAAAATCCGACACCGCGGTGACGCCGGAGCGGGCGAATTTCGACAGATAGCCGTCGTCGTAATAGCCGCGCCAGGCTTCATCCGGCCATTCGAAGGAATAACCGACCAGGGCTGCAAGACAGGCCAGCTTGCAGGCCAGCGCCGGCAGACGGCGGATGCGGAACGGATCGAGCCACCACAGCGCGTACATCAAGGGCAGCGTGACGAAGGCGGCTGAAATCACCGACCAGCGCAGATTGGGGAAAATCGTAAAGAGAAATGCCGCTGTGTCGCGATCGATCACCATCAGGTCGACGAAGTTCGCGGTCATTTGCACGATGTCGTGCTTGAGCCGCGACAACAGGATGAGCACGACGACCAGCGTCAGCGACAGCGCGCCCGACAGCGCCGGACGCCGCAATAGCGTAATAAAGAAGAAGTTGAGGATCCCCCACGACAGCAGGAAGCAAATGCGCGAGCCGAAATCGGTTTCGGTCTGCACCATGATGGCCAGCGCCGAAAGATGCGGCGCCGCCACGGCCAATAATCGCCAGATGCCGATCGAGGCGAGACCGCTGGCGGCGGCCGCGGCGGATGGACCTGAACCTGGCCCTGGACCTGGATTTGGCGCGGGCGGCATCGGCTAACACGCAAACTCAACCCGGCGCTGCCACGAGGCCTTGGCTGGCGATGACCAGAAGACGGACGCCGCAGCCGGAACCTGCGCGCGCGTCATAAAAATGTAGTGGAACCGTCATGAACGCGCAATGAATTTGGCACCGGAGGCGAGTTCAGGACGTCAAATGCCCTGCCAACCCCCTGCCCCACCACGCTCATGGCTCCGCGCCAAGCGCCTTGAGTTCGGCATTGGCGGCATCCCACTCGAGGAAAGAGTGCGGGCAATCGCCCGCCGCGAGCCGGAACAGGTGGGCCGCCTCATCCTTCGAGCCCTTCAACAGCGACAGCTCGCCGCTGTAAAAGTTTGCCTCGCAGATCTGGCCCTGCTTCCTGGTGGCGTCCGGATCTTCGGCGGCGGCCAGCACGGCGGCGGGCGTCATCTGACCAAGGAACAGGCGGACCATGGGCGCCGGCCATTGGGTCATATCGACCTGCGAACTGGTCTGGGTCAGGCGGCTTGGGGCATGGTTGCGTTGGCCGACGATATCCAGCCACAGCGCCAGATAGGCGTCCCTGGGAGCGAGTGCGTTCGCCTGGTCGAAATCGGCGACCGCCTTGGCAAGATCACCCGCATAGAAATGCAGGCGACCGCGGATGCCATAGGCGGCGCTGTCTTTGGGATTGAGGCTTATCGCCTGGTCATAGTCGGCGACGGCGCGCGCGACGTCACCCTTCTTGCCGTAAGCGTAGCCACGGTTTGTATGGGCATCTGCGTTCCTGGGATCGAGGACGATCGCCTGGCTATAGTCGGCGATGGCGCGGTCGAGCTCGTCTTTGTTGCGGTAGGCGTAGCCACGGTTGGCGTAGGTAGCGGCGTTGCCGGGATTGAGGTTGATCGATTGACTGTAGTCGGCGATGGCGCGATCGAAGTCGCCCTTCTTGGCGTAGGCGATGCCGCGGTTGAAGTAGGCTTCGGCATAGTTGGGATCGATGCTGATCGCCTGGCTGAAGTCGGCGATGGCGCGGCCGACGTCGCCCTTGTGGCCGTATGCGGCACCACGGTTGCCGAAGGCCGCCGCGTTTTTGGGATCGATGCCGATCACTCGGTTGTAGTCGGCGATGGCGCGATCGTGGTCACCCTTCTCGTCATATGCGTTGCCGCGGTTGATGTAGCCAGGGACGTAGTTGGGATCGACGCGAATCGCTCGGTTGTAGTCGGCGATAGCGCGGTCGTGATCGCCCTGCTTCTCGTAGGCGTTGCCACGGTTGTTGTAGCCGACGGCTTGATCGTGTCCCTTCAATTTCCCGGAATTGATAATTTTCATGCAGGCAACGATACGAGACTCGGGGTCGCGCTGCTCCTCACATGGCTCAGCCGCGACCGGGCAACTCAGGAAGACCATCGCGGCAACAAGTGCGCCCGAAAATTCCAATCTGGTGCGCGTCATATTATTCCCTAAGCGAAATCAGTCGTTAGTATTCCGCCATTGCGCGAAGGTTCATCTTGGCTCGCCAAGCGCTTAGGTTGGCACTCGCCAAGTGGGCGAGCGTCGCGTCGATCCACAAATTCTTCCTGACCCGCGCGGCGGCGTCCTCGGCTCTATGGCTGGCTGCCCTCCAGGAGTTCAATGTATCGCGCGGCCGATCGTTGCGCGGCGCGGGCGCCGTCGGCCATCACCTGGCGTCCGGGGAAGGCCCCGTAGATCCGCTCGAACCGCCACGGCGCCAGCGTCTCGGCGATGCGGCGCACGCTTGCCGCCGCGAGCGGCATCATGTTGGGATAGCTCCAGAGGAACGAGACCCGGCTGACGTCGCCGGCGACCTGCACGATATCCCCGCTTAGAAGCGCGCCGCGTCCGTCGGCACCGTCAGCCCAATGCAGCACCGTGCCGCCGGGAAAATGCCCGCCGAGCCTGAGCAGCGTCACGCCCTGTGCGAGTTCGAGCGTTTCGCCGTCCCAGTGGCGGATCATGGCATCGCCTCGCATCACCCATTCGGCGTCGGCCGTGTGCAGATGCACCGGGCAATCGAAGCTGCGCGCCCAATCCTGCATGCACGTATAATAATGCGGATGCGAGATCGCGATCGCGCGGAGACCGCCCAATCCACGAACGAGCGCCTTGGTCGCATCATCCAGGAGCGCGATGCAATCCCATAAAATGTTGCCGTCGGGCGTCCGCAGCAGCAGCGCGCGCTGGCCGATGCCGAATTGCGGCTGGGTGTGGATTTCGAACAGGTCCGTCTCCAATTGCCGCCAGGCGTTGACATGGCCGCTGGCGAGCTTCGCCGGCGTGATCCAGGCCTGTCCGGCGCGCGGCACGTATTGGCGTTCGTCGTCACAGATCAGGCAGCGGGACGGTGGCGCGGACGTCTCGGGGTACGAGGTGCCGCAGGTATTGCAGATATGGATCGGCATTGGATTTCTCATGGCTGGTCGCGCGGCGCGGGGGCGCTAAATGTGTCCGATCCTCATCCTGAGGAGCTTGCGAAGCAAGCGTCTCGAAGGATGGCCGCAACACCTGGATCGCGGCCATCCTTCGAGACGCGCGCAAGAGCGCGCTCCTCAGGGTGAGGTCTGGGGCCGCTTTGCAATACCCTCGATGAACAGATCGAGGATGGCTTCCGCGGTGCGCTCGGCTTCCGCCTCCGCGATGCCCCAGCGCGGAAAATGGCCGTCGATATTCATCCGGGCAAAGCCGTAGACCAAAGCGCGGCCGGCGATCTGGACCTGCTTCAGATCGAAGGGGCGCAACTGCCCCTGCGCGCTGGCCTCGGCGAGCATGCGCTCGGTCAAGCCGATCAGCTCAGTGTTGTCGCGCGACAGCTCGGTCGCCTTGTCGTGGTCGAACAACCTCCCGCTCGAGATGATCTCGAAATGGGTCGGGTTGCGCATCGCCCAGCGCAGGTAAGCAAGGCCAAAGCTGCGGAACCGCGCCAGCGGATCGCCGGCCGGCGCCTCCGCCAGCGCCTTGTCGATCTCGCCCCGAAAACGCCGCTGCGCTTCTTCGGCGACCGCGGTCAGCAGCGCCCCGCGGCTTTGGAAATGCCGGAACGGCGCTCCCGGCGAGACGCCGGCGCGGCGCGCCGCCTCGCGTACGCTGACCGCTTCGACGCCGCCCTCCTCGACCAGGGTAAGCGCCGCGTCGATCAGGACGCGCCTGAGATCGCCGTGATGATACGGTTTTGGCAGTGGCGCGGCGCGGCGCGCGGGCCGGCGGCGCGTTTTGGCTGAGGCGTCTTTCATTGGCGAGATTTCCACTGCAGCGGCTTCATCCTTCGAGACGCGGCGAAGACGCCGCTCCTCAGGATGAGGTCTAGACCCTCATGGTGAGGAGCACGGCAACGCCGTGCGTCTCGAACCACGAGGCCGTGCTCTAGCATCACCCGATCGTGAATGTAAGCGGTGATTACACAATTGACGGCCTGCCCGGCCGATATGTAACTGGTGATTACATTATCTCACAGGGGGAGCCCATGATGTCGCCAAACCGTCAAAGCTGGTTCGAAGGCTGGCGGCTGTTCGCCGTGCTGACGCTGACCCTGATCGCGCTGTGCGTCTGGATCGCGGGCATGCGCCAGTTCGAGGTCGACGGCGTGCGCATGGTGGTTCGCTTCACGGCGCGGACCTCGCTGTTGTTCTTCTGCCTCGCCTTCTCCGCCGCGGCGCTGGCGCGGCTGTGGCCAAACGCCTGGACGCGGTGGCAGCGCCGCAACCGCCGCTATCTCGGCGTGACTTTTGCGGCGTCGCATGGCTTGCACGCCATTGCCATTGCCCTGTTCGCCGTGACGGCGCCGGCCGATTTCGCGGCCGCGACCTCAGCCGCCTCCTATATCTTCGGCAGCATCGGCTACGCCTTCATCATCGCCATGGCCGCGACCTCGTTCGACCGCACCGCTTCCATGATCGGCCCGCGCGCCTGGCGTATCCTGCATCTCACCGGAGGCTATTATCTGTGGTTCCAGTTCATGGTCTCCTTCGGCAAGCGCATCCCCGGCATGCCGCTATACGCGGCCTTCCTGATCCCGCTTCTGGCTGTCATGGCGCTGCGGCTGATCGCCATGGCGTCGGCGCGAACGCCGCGCACCGTGCAGGCGCGATAGCGGCAAGGATCGATAGCTGAAGGGATCACTGATGGCCGAGGCCTTCCAGCTCGCGGGCGCGCGCTTCCGTCATGCTGCG is drawn from Bradyrhizobium lablabi and contains these coding sequences:
- a CDS encoding OmpA family protein codes for the protein MALPCWAQTQPASPPEDWVGKLAGLDTPPDLDLAALRQQALDRIKSRTDPVPLKRPPVAMQLLKLPQLVAEIQFDEDAAVARPESYRVLGRIADTLTDPSLLGYKFLIIGHTASAGRRDNNLTLSQRRADVIRDVLVNTFKVSPKRLQAIGLGEEQLLDAVHPTAPINQFTQIATVGALELNPPPVVPAKPVTPAKAGTHGHKR
- a CDS encoding TetR/AcrR family transcriptional regulator codes for the protein MKDASAKTRRRPARRAAPLPKPYHHGDLRRVLIDAALTLVEEGGVEAVSVREAARRAGVSPGAPFRHFQSRGALLTAVAEEAQRRFRGEIDKALAEAPAGDPLARFRSFGLAYLRWAMRNPTHFEIISSGRLFDHDKATELSRDNTELIGLTERMLAEASAQGQLRPFDLKQVQIAGRALVYGFARMNIDGHFPRWGIAEAEAERTAEAILDLFIEGIAKRPQTSP
- a CDS encoding amidohydrolase family protein, translating into MEFQKTPGWLDWYSGPSAPRFKVPAGAVDAHCHVFGPGAEYPYAAERKYTPCDASRKQLYALRDHLGFARNVVVQATCHGADNRAMIDALVHSDGRARGIATVKRSVSDAELQAMHDCGVRGVRFNFVRRLVDFTPRDELMEIAGRIATLGWHVVIYFEAVDLPELWDFFTALPTTIVVDHMGRPDVTKPVNGPEFELFMKFMRQHPNVWSKVSCPERLSVAGPPALNGEQNAYRDVLPFARRIVEMFPDRVLWGTDWPHPNLKDHMPDDGLLVDFIPHIATTPELQQKLLVDNPMRLYWPEVS
- a CDS encoding ABC-F family ATP-binding cassette domain-containing protein, which gives rise to MIRLDNISKQIGHQILFIEASAALQKGEKVGLVGPNGAGKTTLFRMITGGELPDEGQVAVDRGVTIGYFSQDVGEMSGRSAVSEVMDGSGPVSAVASELAELEAAMGDTERADDMDEIIARYGEVQARFEELDGYALEGRAREVLAGLSFSQEMMDGDVGALSGGWKMRVALARILLMRPDAMLLDEPSNHLDLESLIWLEQFLKGYEGALLMTSHDREFMNRIINKVVEIDCGQLTTYSGDYEFYEQQRALGEKQQQAQFERQQAMLAKEINFIERFKARASHAAQVQSRVKKLEKIERVEPPRRRQTVAFDFLPAPRSGEDVVSLKKVHKTYGVRTIYQGLDFQVRRRERWCVMGVNGAGKSTLLKLVAGSTPPDDGTVALGGSVKMGYFAQHAMDLLDGERTVFQSLEDSFPQAGQGSLRALAGCFGFSGDDVEKRCRVLSGGEKARLVMAKMLYDPPNFLVLDEPTNHLDMATKEMLIAALSQYEGTMLFVSHDRHFLAALSNRVLELTPEGIHQYGGGYTEYVARTGQEAPGLRS
- a CDS encoding sulfatase-like hydrolase/transferase codes for the protein MPPAPNPGPGPGSGPSAAAAASGLASIGIWRLLAVAAPHLSALAIMVQTETDFGSRICFLLSWGILNFFFITLLRRPALSGALSLTLVVVLILLSRLKHDIVQMTANFVDLMVIDRDTAAFLFTIFPNLRWSVISAAFVTLPLMYALWWLDPFRIRRLPALACKLACLAALVGYSFEWPDEAWRGYYDDGYLSKFARSGVTAVSDFVSYGFMESDAAAPERLNVPLVDSCHPAGRRPNIIMIHDESSFDIREAQGIKVPPGYGSHFKSFDGRQRKFLAESNGGPSWFTEYNVLAGLSSRSFGRFSYFVTRIASGRVERGLPLALRRCGYDTISLYPAFGAFMSARSFQLTTGIQHFYDAHDLGAGDVEPDSFFYDKAVKLMSEAAPNTPVFMFVYLAANHFPWETRFRSDLMPAWRNPGNEPVVDEYLRRQAMSAGDYASFLAGLKKKFAAQPFLIVRYGDHQPEFSPHVLDPGLDEAGVGKKLENYDPRYFATYYAIDAINFEPVKSPVVMDTIDGPYLPLVIQEAAGIPLDPSFEEQKNIMLRCNGLFYACKNGAEARRFNRLLIDAGLIHGL
- a CDS encoding MBL fold metallo-hydrolase, coding for MPIHICNTCGTSYPETSAPPSRCLICDDERQYVPRAGQAWITPAKLASGHVNAWRQLETDLFEIHTQPQFGIGQRALLLRTPDGNILWDCIALLDDATKALVRGLGGLRAIAISHPHYYTCMQDWARSFDCPVHLHTADAEWVMRGDAMIRHWDGETLELAQGVTLLRLGGHFPGGTVLHWADGADGRGALLSGDIVQVAGDVSRVSFLWSYPNMMPLAAASVRRIAETLAPWRFERIYGAFPGRQVMADGARAAQRSAARYIELLEGSQP
- a CDS encoding tripartite tricarboxylate transporter substrate binding protein; translated protein: MRFVDRAVRDSFVAASLTLFALCALAAPQARAAAAYPDRPVRIVLPFAAGGVADITARIVAEKLGSKFGQRFFIENQPGAGGIAAARTVISSRPDGYTLALLSNGTAVSVSLFEKLQFDPTKDFQPISSLGFFDFILATSANSEFKTLGDFVTAAKAKPGALNVGTINIGSTQNLSAELFKTAAGVDFAIVPFRGTPEVEVALLQGNVALMIDSFASIKGNLADNKFRALASSGAVRSESTPDIATVRESGVTGYDVVSWNALFAPAGTPLEIVGTINAALQDILTDADVKKQLLELGIEAKASTPEEISARLKSDIDKWHEVIEKAGIPKQ
- a CDS encoding tetratricopeptide repeat protein; amino-acid sequence: MTRTRLEFSGALVAAMVFLSCPVAAEPCEEQRDPESRIVACMKIINSGKLKGHDQAVGYNNRGNAYEKQGDHDRAIADYNRAIRVDPNYVPGYINRGNAYDEKGDHDRAIADYNRVIGIDPKNAAAFGNRGAAYGHKGDVGRAIADFSQAISIDPNYAEAYFNRGIAYAKKGDFDRAIADYSQSINLNPGNAATYANRGYAYRNKDELDRAIADYSQAIVLDPRNADAHTNRGYAYGKKGDVARAVADYDQAISLNPKDSAAYGIRGRLHFYAGDLAKAVADFDQANALAPRDAYLALWLDIVGQRNHAPSRLTQTSSQVDMTQWPAPMVRLFLGQMTPAAVLAAAEDPDATRKQGQICEANFYSGELSLLKGSKDEAAHLFRLAAGDCPHSFLEWDAANAELKALGAEP
- a CDS encoding NAD(P)-dependent oxidoreductase, with product MSTDPKQWNIGLVGYGEVGRILAEDLRKQDVKVTAYDIKLRSDQAGGPLRDHASAHGVALKTSHADLTSEADFVISAVTASQAVPVAQACAGAVKQGAWFLDFNSASPGAKQRAAALIDGNGGRYVEGAVMTSIPPYRIKVPLLLGGAGAEKLAPLLVGLGFDAKVASPELGVASAVKMCRSVMIKGMEAMVIEAFTTARAYGVEDAVLASLKETFPSIDWEKQGAYFFQRVIEHGRRRSEEVREVAETVREIGLTPWSAQGTAERQAWVADLADQGLFGTKGEEGFARSKDWRTEADRILAGIASNNSKKN